From Ficedula albicollis isolate OC2 chromosome 5, FicAlb1.5, whole genome shotgun sequence, one genomic window encodes:
- the RIC8A gene encoding synembryn-A, with amino-acid sequence MELQAVVSTLESGEQDTVLKVLQVYNREKSQCFIFEDEEREERKKMAQLLIKFLERELQPSCQVTCLESIRILSRDKHCLDPFTTKEGLKTLSRHAGIDYSEELIREVPDLDVILEALKCLCNIVFSSAMAQELTAEGRLVVGLARRIKLYNERSLPHDIKFFDLRLLFLLTALRVDIRQQLAQELRGISLMTDTLELTLGVKWLDPYEVATEEGLLPPLPRQETERAMEILKVLFNITFDSSKREVDEEDAALYRHLGALLRHCLMISADGEDRTEEFHSHTVNLLGNLPLKCLDVLLTPKVRPGSLEYMGVNMDAVSILLDFLERRLDRGHKLKESLTPVLNLLTESARVHRQTRKFLKARVLPPLRDVRNRPEVGNSLRNKLVRLMTHIDTDVKHCAAEFLFVLCKESVSRFVKYTGYGNAAGLLAARGLMAGGREEGEYSEDEDTDTEEYKEAKPNINPVTGRVEEKLPNPMEGMTEEQKEHEAMKLVNMFDKLSREKVIQPMGITPSGNLAPMENAIRSIADERSSSDSDLGLD; translated from the exons AtggagctccaggctgtggTATCCACGCTGGAAAGCGGGGAGCAGGACACCGTTCTCAAGGTGCTCCAGGTCTACAACCGAGAG aaatctCAGTGCTTCATCTTCGAGGATGAGGAGCGGGAAGAGAGGAAG AAAATGGCCCAGCTGCTGATCAAGTTCCtggagagggagctgcagccgTCCTGCCAGGTCACCTGCCTGGAGAGCATCCGCATCCTGTCCCGGGACAAGCACTGCCTCGACCCTTTCACCACCAAGGAAGGCCTGAAGACCCTCTCCAGGCACGCCGGCATCGACTACTCGGAGGAGCTCATCCGGGAGGTCCCAGACTTGGACGTCATCCTGGAGGCCCTGAAATGCCTGTGCAACATCGTGTTCAGCAGCGCCATGGCGCAGGAGCTGACGGCAGAGGGGCGCCTGGTGGTGGGGCTGGCGCGGCGCATCAAGCTCTACAACGAGCGCAGCCTTCCTCACGACATCAAGTTCTTCGACCTGCgcctgctgttcctgctgacGGCCCTCAGGGTGGACATCCGGCAGCAGCTGGCCCAGGAGCTCCGGGGAATCAGCCTCATGACGGACACCCTGGAGCTGACCCTCGGCGTCAAGTGGCTGGACCCCTACGAAGTTGCCACCGAGGAGGGGCTTCTCCCACCTTTGCCTCGGCAGGAGACGGAGCGAGCCATGGAGATCCTCAAAGTGCTCTTCAACATCACCTTTGATTCCAGCAAGAGGGAGGTGGACGAG GAAGATGCTGCTTTGTACAGGCACTTGGGTGCCCTCCTGCGCCACTGCCTCATGATCTCTGCCGACGGCGAGGACCGCACCGAGGAGTTCCACAG CCACACAGTCAACCTGCTGGGCAACCTGCCCCTGAAGTGTCTGGATGTGCTCCTGACTCCCAAGGTGCGGCCAGGCTCGCTGGAGTACATGGGCGTCAACATGGATGCGGTCAGCATCCTGCTGGACTTCCTGGAGCGGCGCCTGGACAgg GGCCACAAGCTGAAGGAGAGTTTGACCCCTGTGCTGAACCTGCTGACGGAGAGTGCCCGAGTCCACCGGCAGACCAGGAAGTTCCTGAAGGCCCGG gtgctgccgCCGCTGCGGGACGTGCGGAACCGGCCGGAGGTGGGGAATTCCCTGCGGAACAAGCTGGTGAGGCTCATGACTCACATCGACACCGACGTCAAGCACTGCGCCGCCGAGTTCCTCTTCGTGCTCTGCAAGGAGAGCG TGTCCCGGTTTGTGAAGTACACGGGCTACGGGAACGCCGCGGGGCTGCTGGCGGCACGGGGCCTCATGGCCGGCGGCCGCGAAGAGGGGGAGTACTCGGAGGATGAAGACACGGACACGGAGGAGTACAAAGAGGCAAAGCCCAA cATCAACCCTGTGACGGGACGCGTGGAGGAGAAGCTGCCCAACCCCATGGAAGGGATGACggaggagcagaaggagcacGAAGC
- the BET1L gene encoding BET1-like protein — protein MTADPCRHSPKARPEPPGEDVPADSGGGQMRSAAGLFRTRRRFSGSRGRPRLPHNGGNAERPQQSRGTKGPGFVGVPRRKPCDGDRAVLRRGRDDVSCSFFSPGQSPSTMEDLLDVENKRMADSLASKVTRLKSLALDIDKDAEEQNRYLDGMDSDFLSVTGLLTGSVKRFSGMARSGRDNRRLLLAVSAALILIFFILYYLVSRAGT, from the exons ATGACGGCCGatccctgcaggcacagcccaaaGGCTCGTCCGGAGCCCCCGGGAGAGGATGTCCCTGCCGACAGCGGCGGCGGGCAGATGCGCAGCGCCGCGGGATTGTTTCGGACACGGCGCCGGTTTAGCGGCTCGCGGGGAC GCCCCCGGCTGCCCCACAATGGGGGCAATGCCGAGAGACCCCAACAGAGCCGGGGGACAAAGGGCCCCGGATTTGTCGG GGTCCCACGGCGCAAACCATGcgatggggacagagctgtgctgcgGCGCGGCAGGGACGATGTGAGCTGCTCGTTCTTCTCCCCAGGACAGAGTCCCAGCACCATGGAGGACCTGCTGGATGTGGAGAACAAGCGGATGGCCGACAGCCTGGCCAGCAAGGTCACCAGGCTGAAGTCG ctggctctggaTATTGACAAGGATGCTGAGGAACAGAACCGCTACCTGGATGGCATG GACTCGGATTTCCTGAGCGTGACGGGGCTGCTGACGGGCAGCGTGAAGCGCTTCTCCGGCATGGCGCGCTCCGGCCGGGACAACCGCCGGCTGCTCCTCGCCGTGTCCGCGGCTCTCATCCTCATCTTCTTCATCCTCTACTACCTGGTGTCCCGGGCAGGCACCTGA